The following coding sequences are from one Rhodanobacteraceae bacterium window:
- a CDS encoding GlsB/YeaQ/YmgE family stress response membrane protein: MNLTAIVLWLVIGAVAGWLAGQLMRGRGLGLVGNIVVGIIGAFVGGWLLGGVLGISIGGGLVGAILNATVGAVVVLAVIGAIKRA, translated from the coding sequence ATGAACCTCACTGCAATCGTGCTGTGGCTGGTGATCGGTGCGGTGGCCGGCTGGCTGGCCGGGCAACTGATGCGCGGGCGCGGGCTGGGGCTGGTCGGCAACATCGTCGTCGGCATCATCGGCGCCTTCGTTGGCGGATGGCTGCTCGGCGGCGTGCTCGGCATTTCGATTGGTGGCGGTCTGGTCGGCGCGATCCTCAATGCCACCGTGGGGGCCGTCGTGGTGCTGGCGGTCATCGGCGCGATCAAGCGCGCATAG